The following are from one region of the Paramagnetospirillum magnetotacticum MS-1 genome:
- a CDS encoding lysophospholipid acyltransferase family protein gives MTKKELRQRLEALGARAIWALFAALPLDAASGLGGWLGRSIGPLLGGVNRTARKNLKSAFPEKSDAEIKAIIRAMWDNIGRVAGEFPHLHQIATQRVELVGTEYIDLLRDDGRPGIFISGHVGNWEINGAVAALHGLPLHLVYRAANNPYVEELYRKGRASVATTMIQKGPEGARQALITLKKGGHLGMLVDQKMNDGVPVPFFGRDAMTAPAQAAFATKFKCPLVPARVERLGGAHFRVTVYAPMDFPHTSDNHEDNRLLLVRINALLEEWIRERPDQWLWVHRRWPE, from the coding sequence ATGACGAAAAAGGAACTGCGCCAGCGCCTGGAAGCCCTGGGGGCGCGGGCCATTTGGGCGCTGTTCGCGGCACTTCCCCTGGACGCCGCCTCGGGTCTGGGCGGCTGGCTGGGCCGCTCGATCGGGCCGCTGCTGGGCGGTGTCAACCGCACGGCGCGCAAGAATCTCAAATCCGCCTTCCCCGAGAAGAGCGATGCCGAGATCAAGGCCATCATCCGCGCCATGTGGGACAATATCGGCCGGGTGGCGGGCGAGTTCCCCCACCTGCACCAGATCGCCACCCAAAGGGTGGAACTGGTCGGCACGGAATATATCGACCTGCTGCGCGATGACGGGCGGCCGGGCATCTTCATTTCGGGCCATGTGGGCAATTGGGAGATCAACGGCGCCGTGGCGGCGCTTCACGGCCTGCCGCTGCATCTGGTCTATCGCGCCGCCAACAATCCTTATGTGGAGGAGCTCTACCGCAAGGGCCGGGCGAGCGTCGCCACCACCATGATCCAGAAAGGGCCTGAAGGGGCGCGTCAGGCGCTGATCACCCTGAAGAAGGGCGGCCATCTCGGCATGCTGGTGGATCAGAAGATGAATGACGGGGTGCCCGTTCCTTTCTTCGGCCGCGATGCCATGACCGCCCCGGCCCAGGCGGCCTTCGCCACCAAGTTCAAATGCCCGCTGGTGCCTGCAAGGGTGGAAAGGCTGGGCGGCGCCCATTTCCGGGTCACGGTCTATGCCCCCATGGACTTCCCCCATACCAGCGACAATCACGAGGATAACCGCCTGCTTCTGGTCCGCATCAATGCCCTGCTGGAGGAGTGGATCCGCGAGCGGCCCGACCAGTGGCTGTGGGTCCACCGGCGTTGGCCGGAATGA
- the lpxK gene encoding tetraacyldisaccharide 4'-kinase, whose protein sequence is MRAPDFWRRDNAVSRLLSPLGSVYGWVVRHRLERAEEYRPAIPVICVGNIVAGGAGKTPVGIALARRLITAGVKPHFLTRGYGGTEVGPRAVDLDRHDFARVGDEALLLAREAPTWVARWRPDGAVAAAEMGAEVIIMDDGFQNGSIAKDLSLVVVDGSYGFGNGRTMPAGPCREPPDQGLARADAMVVIGKDRRGLAELARAHDIPLLAARLVPGAEGAELKGRKVVAFAGIGRPEKFFASLKQCGARLTADHSFPDHHPFARADIEALLAEAESNEALLVTTAKDRVRLPADLRARVSVLSVSLDWEDPSLLTPLFDRIGVRA, encoded by the coding sequence ATGCGCGCTCCTGACTTCTGGCGCAGGGATAATGCGGTTTCCCGCCTGTTGTCCCCCCTGGGCTCGGTCTACGGCTGGGTGGTGCGCCACCGCCTGGAGCGGGCCGAGGAATACCGTCCCGCCATTCCGGTGATTTGCGTCGGCAATATCGTGGCGGGCGGAGCAGGCAAGACGCCGGTGGGTATCGCCCTGGCCCGGCGCCTGATCACTGCCGGGGTCAAGCCGCATTTCCTGACGCGGGGCTATGGCGGCACCGAGGTGGGGCCGCGCGCCGTGGATCTCGACCGCCACGACTTCGCACGCGTTGGTGACGAGGCCCTTCTGCTGGCCCGTGAAGCGCCCACCTGGGTGGCGCGCTGGCGGCCCGATGGGGCCGTGGCCGCCGCCGAGATGGGGGCCGAGGTGATCATCATGGATGACGGCTTCCAGAACGGCTCCATCGCCAAGGACCTGTCGCTGGTGGTCGTCGATGGCAGTTACGGCTTCGGCAATGGCCGCACCATGCCGGCCGGGCCGTGCCGCGAGCCGCCCGATCAGGGGCTGGCCCGCGCCGACGCCATGGTGGTGATCGGCAAGGATCGCCGGGGGCTGGCGGAACTGGCCCGCGCCCACGATATCCCGTTGCTGGCGGCCCGTCTGGTGCCCGGCGCCGAGGGCGCCGAGTTGAAGGGCCGCAAAGTGGTGGCCTTCGCCGGAATCGGGCGGCCGGAAAAGTTCTTCGCTTCCCTAAAGCAGTGCGGGGCGCGGCTGACCGCCGATCATTCCTTCCCCGACCACCACCCCTTCGCCCGCGCCGATATCGAGGCTCTGCTGGCCGAGGCCGAGTCCAACGAGGCCCTTCTGGTCACCACCGCCAAGGACCGGGTGCGCCTGCCCGCCGATCTGCGCGCCCGTGTGTCGGTTCTGAGCGTATCGCTGGACTGGGAGGACCCGTCTTTGCTAACACCCCTGTTCGATCGAATCGGAGTGCGGGCATGA
- a CDS encoding 3-deoxy-D-manno-octulosonic acid transferase: protein MIYRLYRGLTTMGGPLISAYLERRKERGKEDGVRFPERLGHPGSARPMGPLVWMHGASVGEALSMLPLVERLIARGLSVLMTTGTVTSARLLAERLPKGAVHQYVPVDRIAYVRAFLNHWRPDLALWAESEFWPNLLAETRHRGIPQVLIQGRMSAKSFAAWKKVPGFIHKMLSGFALCLAQTESDAGRLRALGAREVRCLGNLKYAVAPLPCDQAALERVKDQIAGRPLWLAASTHPGEEALAGRVHAVLGLSGLLTIIAPRHHTRGKEVADELRAQGLTVSLRSAGEAITPETAVYVADTMGELGLFYRLGGPVFVGKSLCVGGGQNPFEPALLGAAVLFGPLMDNFPDMAPSMLAAGAALRVRDEGELAVTLRALLADVQGLQAAGAAAKAWADGEAGVLDQVEDALAPYLAPLEAGHARS, encoded by the coding sequence ATGATCTACCGCCTGTACCGGGGCCTCACCACCATGGGCGGGCCGCTGATTTCCGCCTATCTGGAGCGGCGCAAGGAGCGCGGCAAGGAAGACGGCGTGCGCTTTCCCGAGCGCCTGGGCCATCCCGGAAGCGCGCGGCCCATGGGGCCGTTGGTGTGGATGCATGGCGCCTCGGTGGGCGAGGCCCTGTCCATGCTGCCCCTGGTGGAGCGGTTGATCGCTCGTGGCCTCTCGGTACTGATGACCACGGGCACCGTCACCTCGGCACGCCTGCTGGCCGAGCGCCTGCCCAAGGGCGCGGTGCATCAATACGTACCGGTGGACCGCATCGCCTATGTGCGGGCCTTCCTCAATCACTGGCGGCCCGATCTGGCCCTGTGGGCGGAATCGGAATTCTGGCCCAATCTGCTGGCCGAGACCCGCCATCGCGGCATTCCCCAGGTGCTGATCCAGGGCCGCATGTCGGCCAAATCCTTCGCCGCCTGGAAGAAGGTTCCCGGCTTCATCCATAAGATGCTGTCGGGTTTCGCGCTGTGCCTGGCCCAGACCGAATCCGACGCCGGACGGCTGCGGGCCCTGGGCGCGCGCGAGGTGCGCTGCCTGGGCAATCTTAAATACGCGGTGGCGCCCCTGCCTTGCGACCAAGCGGCGCTGGAGCGGGTGAAGGACCAGATCGCCGGACGGCCCCTGTGGCTGGCGGCCAGCACCCATCCGGGCGAGGAGGCCCTTGCCGGGCGGGTCCATGCCGTCTTGGGGCTTTCCGGCCTGCTGACCATCATCGCGCCCCGCCATCATACGCGGGGCAAGGAGGTGGCGGACGAGTTGCGGGCCCAGGGTCTGACCGTATCATTGCGCTCGGCGGGCGAGGCCATCACGCCGGAAACGGCGGTCTATGTGGCCGACACCATGGGGGAGCTGGGCCTGTTCTACCGCCTGGGCGGGCCGGTCTTCGTAGGCAAGAGCCTGTGCGTCGGCGGCGGGCAGAATCCGTTCGAGCCCGCCCTTCTCGGCGCCGCCGTGCTGTTCGGTCCCCTGATGGACAATTTCCCCGACATGGCGCCCTCCATGCTGGCAGCAGGGGCCGCCTTGCGGGTCAGGGACGAGGGTGAACTGGCCGTGACCCTGCGCGCCCTGCTGGCCGACGTCCAAGGCTTGCAGGCGGCGGGTGCGGCTGCCAAGGCTTGGGCCGATGGCGAAGCGGGGGTGCTTGATCAGGTGGAAGACGCCCTGGCGCCCTACCTGGCCCCCTTGGAGGCCGGTCATGCGCGCTCCTGA
- a CDS encoding lysophospholipid acyltransferase family protein, whose translation MSWAKRIGKSEGLRGLLCWLGSLYIRLVYLTGRWSVVNGGHAQALWDQGKPFILAFWHGRILMMPKSWRPSVPIHMLISQHRDGQLIARTVSHFGIDTVQGSTTRGGSAALRSMLKFLKSGQCVGITPDGPKGPRMRASDGIVAVAKLAGVPILPATFATSRRTLLGSWDRFAVAWPFSRGVFVWGDPIVVPKDADEAAMEAARQAVEDSLNAITRDADARMGQETPEPDTAEGAA comes from the coding sequence ATGAGCTGGGCCAAGCGCATCGGAAAGAGCGAGGGCTTGCGCGGGCTGCTGTGCTGGCTGGGCTCGCTCTACATCCGCTTGGTCTATCTCACGGGCCGCTGGAGCGTGGTCAATGGCGGCCATGCCCAGGCGCTGTGGGACCAGGGAAAGCCTTTCATCCTGGCCTTCTGGCATGGCCGCATCCTGATGATGCCCAAGTCGTGGCGGCCAAGCGTTCCCATCCACATGCTGATCAGCCAGCACCGCGACGGCCAACTGATCGCGCGCACCGTGTCGCATTTCGGCATCGACACCGTGCAGGGCTCGACCACGCGGGGCGGCAGCGCGGCGCTGCGCTCCATGCTGAAATTCCTCAAATCCGGTCAATGCGTCGGCATCACCCCCGACGGCCCCAAGGGGCCGCGCATGCGGGCCAGCGACGGTATCGTGGCGGTGGCGAAACTGGCGGGTGTTCCCATCCTGCCCGCCACCTTCGCCACAAGCCGCCGCACCTTGCTGGGTAGTTGGGACCGTTTTGCCGTGGCCTGGCCGTTCTCTCGGGGCGTCTTTGTCTGGGGCGATCCCATCGTTGTGCCCAAGGATGCCGACGAGGCGGCCATGGAGGCGGCGCGCCAGGCGGTGGAGGACAGCCTCAACGCCATCACCCGCGACGCCGATGCCAGGATGGGCCAAGAAACGCCGGAGCCGGACACGGCCGAGGGGGCGGCATGA
- the msbA gene encoding lipid A export permease/ATP-binding protein MsbA: protein MSKQKISFDHSTWVLVRRLFNEGMRPYMGKVTAAVFCMVVGAAANAGYALLMDPVVNKIFTEKRPEFLVPLAAAVLATFAVKSVCNYGEAVFLSKVGLRVIADMQARLFAHLMRLDIAFFHANSTGRILSRLTNDISQMRFAVSDALTGAGKDASSVIFLIGAMFYQDWRLSAWTFFIFPIAILPIRKLGRRMRKVTANTQEHMGQLTTYLEQAVQGIRVVKAYGMEDYEKRKVGALVEMLQDLIYKAARVRSASSPIMELLGGIAITVVILYGGTRVVEGETTPGAFFSFITALMLAYRPIKSLAAMNTNLQEGLAAAARTFSVLDTQPTIFEKDGAPDLVVLEGNVSFEGVFFTYDGAKAVLDGIDLAVPGGKTVALVGPSGAGKSTVLNLLPRFYDVTDGHVLVDGQDVRGVSLASLRSKIALVSQEITLFDDTIRANIAYGRFGATDEEIEAAARSAAAHDFIVSLPEGYDTLVGERGLNLSGGQRQRLAIARAMLKNAPILLLDEATSALDTESERQVQTALELLMRGRTTIVIAHRLSTVVNADLIHVLDKGRVIESGDHNALIARDGTYARLYAMQFAEEATKVTGG from the coding sequence TTGAGCAAGCAGAAGATTTCCTTCGATCATTCCACCTGGGTGCTGGTGCGCCGCCTGTTCAACGAGGGCATGCGCCCCTATATGGGCAAGGTCACGGCAGCGGTGTTCTGCATGGTGGTGGGCGCCGCCGCCAATGCGGGCTATGCCCTGCTCATGGACCCGGTGGTCAACAAGATCTTCACCGAGAAGCGGCCCGAATTCCTGGTCCCCCTGGCGGCGGCCGTTCTGGCCACCTTTGCCGTCAAGTCCGTGTGCAATTACGGCGAGGCGGTGTTCCTGTCCAAGGTGGGCCTCAGGGTCATCGCCGATATGCAGGCGCGTCTCTTCGCCCATCTGATGCGGCTCGACATCGCCTTCTTTCATGCCAATTCCACCGGGCGCATCCTGTCGCGGCTGACCAACGACATCTCGCAGATGCGTTTCGCGGTGTCCGACGCCCTGACCGGGGCGGGCAAGGATGCCTCGTCGGTGATCTTCCTGATCGGCGCCATGTTCTATCAGGACTGGCGGCTGTCGGCCTGGACCTTCTTCATCTTCCCCATCGCCATTCTGCCCATCCGCAAGCTGGGCCGGCGCATGCGCAAGGTGACCGCCAACACCCAGGAGCATATGGGCCAGCTCACCACCTATCTGGAGCAGGCGGTCCAGGGCATCAGGGTGGTCAAGGCCTATGGCATGGAGGACTACGAGAAGCGCAAGGTCGGCGCCCTGGTGGAGATGCTTCAGGACCTGATCTACAAGGCGGCCCGTGTGCGCTCCGCCTCCTCGCCCATCATGGAACTGCTGGGGGGCATCGCCATCACCGTGGTGATCCTCTATGGCGGCACGCGGGTGGTGGAGGGCGAAACCACGCCCGGCGCCTTCTTCTCGTTCATCACCGCCCTGATGCTGGCCTATCGCCCCATCAAGTCTCTGGCCGCCATGAACACCAATCTGCAGGAAGGTCTGGCGGCGGCGGCCCGCACCTTCTCGGTGCTCGACACCCAGCCCACCATCTTCGAAAAAGACGGCGCTCCCGATCTGGTGGTGCTGGAGGGCAATGTCAGCTTCGAGGGCGTGTTCTTCACCTATGACGGCGCCAAGGCGGTGCTGGACGGCATCGATCTGGCCGTGCCGGGCGGCAAGACCGTGGCCCTGGTAGGGCCGTCGGGGGCGGGCAAGTCCACGGTGCTGAACCTGCTGCCCCGCTTCTACGATGTCACCGACGGCCATGTCCTGGTGGACGGCCAGGATGTGCGCGGCGTCAGTCTGGCGTCCCTGCGCTCCAAGATCGCCCTGGTCAGCCAGGAGATCACCCTGTTCGACGATACGATTCGGGCCAATATCGCCTATGGCCGCTTTGGCGCCACCGACGAGGAGATCGAGGCCGCCGCCCGTTCGGCCGCCGCCCATGACTTCATCGTCAGCCTGCCCGAAGGCTACGACACTCTGGTGGGCGAGCGCGGCCTGAACCTGTCGGGCGGTCAGCGCCAGCGTCTGGCCATCGCGCGCGCCATGCTGAAGAACGCCCCCATCTTGCTGCTGGACGAAGCCACCAGCGCGCTCGACACCGAATCCGAGCGTCAGGTGCAGACCGCCCTGGAACTGCTGATGCGGGGCCGCACCACCATCGTCATCGCCCACCGTCTGTCCACCGTGGTCAATGCCGACCTGATCCATGTGCTGGACAAGGGCAGGGTGATCGAATCAGGCGACCACAACGCGCTCATCGCCAGGGACGGAACCTATGCCCGTCTCTATGCCATGCAGTTCGCCGAGGAAGCCACCAAGGTCACCGGAGGCTGA
- a CDS encoding cytochrome c1 has protein sequence MLMVGLAGFGSEASANTAGPELKKPATAFSWEGLFGKHDQAALKRGWQVFHDVCSNCHSMKLVAYRSLADIGFTADEIKAFAAEKEVPDQPNDEGVVVNRPARASDKIVPPFANEKAAAAANGGAAPPDLSLMNKARNNGPYYVYSLLLGYEDAAPEGHPIPEGKFFNHYFPGNAISMPAPIMDDIVSYADGTKATKEQVAYDIVTFLNWAAEPELNARKSMGVKVMVFLTLLTALLYALKRQIWKDVH, from the coding sequence ATGCTGATGGTCGGTCTGGCCGGTTTCGGCTCCGAGGCCAGCGCCAACACCGCTGGTCCCGAGCTGAAGAAGCCCGCCACTGCCTTTTCCTGGGAAGGCTTGTTTGGCAAGCATGATCAGGCGGCGCTGAAGCGCGGCTGGCAGGTGTTTCATGACGTGTGCTCCAATTGCCACTCCATGAAGCTGGTCGCCTATCGCAGCCTGGCCGATATCGGCTTCACCGCGGACGAGATCAAGGCCTTCGCGGCCGAGAAGGAAGTCCCGGATCAGCCCAACGACGAAGGCGTGGTGGTCAACCGTCCCGCCCGCGCGTCGGACAAGATCGTGCCGCCGTTCGCCAACGAAAAGGCCGCCGCTGCGGCCAATGGCGGCGCCGCGCCGCCCGATCTTTCGCTGATGAACAAGGCCCGCAACAACGGTCCCTACTACGTCTACTCGCTGCTGCTGGGGTATGAGGACGCCGCTCCCGAGGGTCATCCGATCCCCGAGGGCAAGTTCTTCAACCACTACTTCCCCGGCAACGCCATCAGCATGCCGGCGCCCATCATGGACGACATCGTCTCTTATGCCGACGGCACCAAGGCGACCAAGGAGCAGGTGGCCTACGACATCGTGACCTTCCTCAACTGGGCCGCCGAGCCCGAGTTGAACGCCCGCAAGTCCATGGGCGTCAAGGTGATGGTGTTCCTGACCCTGCTGACCGCCCTGCTCTACGCGCTGAAGCGTCAGATCTGGAAGGACGTGCACTGA
- the petA gene encoding ubiquinol-cytochrome c reductase iron-sulfur subunit has protein sequence MADQAHNAQPSSVDGQTRRDFLLYATAGVGAIGTGLALWPFVHSMNPAADTLALSTTDVDISAIKPGQAVTVVWRGKPVFVRNRLPEEISAAEQAAVADLRDPQKDSDRVKKPEWLILVGVCTHLGCVPLGQKPADPRGEFGGWFCPCHGSHYDTSGRIRKGPAPANLPVPPYQFTSDTTVRIG, from the coding sequence ATGGCTGATCAGGCACACAATGCCCAGCCCTCGTCGGTGGACGGGCAGACACGGCGGGATTTCCTGCTGTACGCCACGGCCGGCGTCGGTGCGATTGGGACTGGCTTGGCACTTTGGCCGTTCGTGCACAGCATGAACCCGGCCGCCGATACTTTGGCGCTTTCGACCACCGATGTGGACATCTCGGCCATCAAGCCGGGCCAGGCCGTCACAGTGGTGTGGCGCGGCAAGCCGGTTTTCGTCCGAAATCGTCTGCCTGAAGAAATTTCCGCCGCCGAACAGGCGGCCGTCGCCGATCTGCGCGATCCGCAGAAGGACAGCGACCGGGTCAAGAAGCCCGAATGGCTGATCCTGGTCGGCGTCTGCACCCATCTGGGCTGTGTGCCGCTGGGCCAGAAGCCCGCCGACCCCAGGGGTGAGTTCGGTGGCTGGTTCTGCCCGTGCCACGGGTCGCACTACGACACGTCCGGTCGCATCCGCAAGGGCCCGGCTCCCGCCAACCTGCCGGTGCCGCCTTATCAGTTCACCAGCGACACCACCGTCCGGATCGGCTGA
- a CDS encoding tRNA (cytidine(34)-2'-O)-methyltransferase — MERLRLALFQPDIPQNAGTLLRLSACLGVGVDIIEPCGFVLDERKVRRAGMDYIHQASYIRHVSWDAFAATLASGGRRLVLLTTGGADRHDRFPFAPGDTIMVGRESCGVPTEVFDRAGARIRIPMRAGARSLNVALAAAIATAEALRRLDGFPEEGD; from the coding sequence TTGGAACGCCTTCGACTCGCCCTTTTTCAGCCGGATATACCGCAGAATGCCGGAACATTGCTGCGCCTGTCCGCATGCCTGGGGGTCGGCGTCGATATTATCGAACCTTGCGGCTTCGTTCTTGACGAACGCAAGGTCCGCCGGGCGGGAATGGATTATATTCATCAGGCCAGCTACATTCGCCACGTCTCCTGGGACGCCTTCGCCGCCACCCTGGCCTCCGGCGGACGCCGTCTGGTGCTGCTGACGACGGGGGGCGCGGACCGTCATGACCGCTTTCCTTTCGCGCCCGGAGATACCATCATGGTCGGACGGGAAAGCTGTGGCGTGCCCACTGAGGTGTTCGACCGGGCCGGGGCGCGAATTCGCATCCCCATGCGAGCGGGGGCACGGTCGCTCAACGTGGCGCTGGCCGCCGCCATCGCCACCGCCGAGGCGTTGCGGCGTCTGGATGGTTTTCCCGAGGAGGGGGACTGA
- a CDS encoding class I SAM-dependent methyltransferase — protein MSSDTVKHWDTDRAAAYDNRVREAIPGYDALHVLSCQIVAETTGGKGRALVIGAGTGAECVALAQSCPNLSVVGVDPSKDMLEHAEVKVREHNLTSRVRLYPSKVGDLPKFEPFDAATLLLVMHFLPDDGAKKSLLEEIAAHLKPGAPLVLADLFGTWDDAWQQQLRVWWRHLQLAAGIPEVEVDKGFRHVDRDIFPLPEARLTALLAETGFGPPEPYFRALCFGGWVSRKV, from the coding sequence ATGAGCAGCGATACCGTCAAGCATTGGGACACCGACCGCGCCGCGGCCTATGACAACCGGGTGCGCGAGGCCATCCCCGGCTATGACGCATTGCATGTGCTGTCGTGCCAGATCGTCGCCGAGACCACCGGCGGCAAGGGCCGCGCCCTGGTGATCGGCGCGGGCACCGGCGCGGAATGCGTGGCCCTGGCCCAAAGCTGCCCCAATCTATCGGTCGTGGGCGTCGACCCTTCCAAGGACATGCTGGAACATGCCGAGGTCAAGGTGAGGGAGCACAACCTGACCAGCCGGGTGCGGCTCTACCCTTCCAAGGTGGGCGATCTGCCCAAATTCGAGCCCTTCGACGCCGCCACCTTGCTGCTGGTCATGCATTTCCTGCCCGATGACGGGGCCAAGAAATCCCTTCTGGAAGAAATCGCCGCCCATCTGAAGCCCGGCGCTCCGCTGGTCCTGGCCGATCTGTTCGGTACCTGGGATGATGCCTGGCAGCAGCAGTTGCGCGTCTGGTGGCGTCACCTGCAACTGGCGGCGGGAATTCCCGAGGTCGAGGTGGACAAGGGTTTCCGCCATGTGGACCGCGACATCTTCCCGCTGCCCGAAGCGCGGCTCACCGCTCTTCTGGCCGAAACCGGCTTCGGCCCGCCGGAACCCTATTTCCGCGCGCTGTGCTTTGGCGGTTGGGTGTCTAGGAAGGTTTAG
- the rlmH gene encoding 23S rRNA (pseudouridine(1915)-N(3))-methyltransferase RlmH, whose product MRLLIAAVGKAKAGPEQELFRQYCRRLTPPPILKEVEEKRPLSGAQLKAREAELLLAVIPDGAKVVALDERGRDLGSVEFAGKLRDWRDGGAQDIAFVIGGADGHGDAVRDRADLLLSFGRLTWPHMLVRALLAEQLWRAHSILTGHPYHRA is encoded by the coding sequence ATGCGTCTTCTCATCGCCGCCGTGGGCAAGGCCAAGGCCGGGCCGGAGCAGGAGCTGTTCCGCCAATATTGCCGCCGCCTGACGCCGCCGCCCATCCTCAAGGAGGTCGAGGAGAAGCGCCCGCTTTCCGGCGCCCAGTTGAAGGCGCGCGAGGCCGAGCTTCTGCTGGCCGTGATCCCCGACGGCGCCAAAGTGGTGGCCCTGGACGAGCGGGGCCGCGACCTGGGCTCGGTGGAGTTCGCCGGGAAATTGCGGGATTGGCGCGACGGCGGGGCCCAGGACATCGCCTTTGTGATCGGCGGCGCCGATGGTCATGGCGACGCGGTGCGCGACCGCGCCGATCTGTTGCTGTCCTTTGGCCGCCTGACCTGGCCGCACATGCTGGTCCGCGCCCTGCTGGCCGAACAGTTGTGGCGGGCCCATTCCATTCTGACCGGGCATCCCTATCATCGGGCATAG
- the rsfS gene encoding ribosome silencing factor, with protein MARTAARLGVSAHPASRRLVHRHPQQERTIARKPAAKAEPAPAPAPTLAELVAATLDDHKAEDVIVLDLKGRTSITDTMIIATGKSQRQVGAMADHVEKALKQAGQKVTIEGMPQCDWVLVDGGDIIVHLFRPEVRAFYNLEKMWGALEAKADAPTASAVRAKAIEQG; from the coding sequence GTGGCAAGGACAGCCGCCCGCCTGGGTGTTTCTGCACATCCGGCGTCACGCCGCCTCGTCCACCGCCATCCGCAACAGGAGAGAACCATAGCCCGCAAACCCGCCGCCAAGGCCGAACCCGCCCCCGCTCCCGCTCCTACCCTGGCGGAACTGGTCGCGGCCACCCTGGACGACCACAAGGCCGAGGACGTGATCGTCCTGGACCTCAAGGGCCGCACCTCCATCACCGATACCATGATCATCGCCACCGGCAAGTCCCAGCGCCAAGTGGGTGCCATGGCCGACCATGTGGAAAAGGCCCTGAAACAGGCCGGGCAGAAGGTCACCATCGAGGGCATGCCCCAATGCGACTGGGTGCTGGTGGATGGCGGCGACATCATCGTCCATCTGTTCCGCCCCGAAGTGCGCGCCTTCTACAATCTGGAAAAGATGTGGGGCGCGCTGGAAGCCAAGGCCGATGCGCCGACCGCCTCGGCGGTGCGCGCCAAGGCCATCGAACAGGGCTGA
- a CDS encoding nicotinate-nucleotide adenylyltransferase encodes MVTRPPLNRWGERRRARVGLLGGSFNPAHDGHRHIALLALRLLKLDEVWLLVSPQNPLKPVAGMAPLAQRLASAQAMAAGHPHLRPTKIETQWGTCYTADTLTVLRQRFPHIRFVWLMGADNLAGFHRWLRWDDIFRSVPVAILARGPYSARILGSRAAHRFKASRLPSSRARFLWQGQPPAWVFLHIRRHAASSTAIRNRREP; translated from the coding sequence ATGGTGACCCGCCCGCCGTTGAACCGTTGGGGCGAGCGCCGACGGGCGCGGGTCGGGCTGCTGGGTGGTTCGTTCAACCCGGCCCATGACGGGCACCGGCATATCGCCCTGCTGGCCCTGCGGCTTCTGAAGCTGGACGAGGTCTGGCTGCTGGTCAGTCCGCAGAATCCCTTGAAGCCGGTCGCGGGCATGGCGCCGCTTGCCCAACGTCTCGCCTCGGCCCAAGCCATGGCGGCCGGTCATCCCCATCTGCGTCCCACCAAGATCGAGACCCAATGGGGCACATGTTACACCGCCGACACCCTGACGGTGTTGCGCCAGCGCTTTCCCCACATCCGCTTCGTCTGGCTGATGGGCGCCGATAATCTGGCCGGTTTTCATCGCTGGTTGCGCTGGGACGACATCTTCCGGTCGGTCCCCGTTGCGATTCTGGCGCGGGGTCCCTATTCTGCGCGAATCCTGGGCAGCCGGGCGGCTCATCGCTTCAAGGCCAGCCGCCTGCCGTCGTCCAGGGCCAGATTTTTGTGGCAAGGACAGCCGCCCGCCTGGGTGTTTCTGCACATCCGGCGTCACGCCGCCTCGTCCACCGCCATCCGCAACAGGAGAGAACCATAG